From Candidatus Binataceae bacterium:
ACTGATAGCGGTCATGGATATATTTTCGCTTTTGTTTCGCTTTTAAGTCCAACCATACTGGAAAAAAGTCCTAAGTATTTGATTTTTAAGACTTTCTTTTGGCCATCGCGCGCTCACCACTGATCGATGTCCTCTACCCTTGGTGGCTTTGTATCCAAGTGCTTTAAAATTCATCCCGGACCGGGATGAATTTCGACGTAATTGTCGTAGGAGTGGGCGGCATGGGCAGCGCCGCCGCGTGGCAGCTTGCCCGCCGTGGACGGCGCGTGCTGGGCATCGAGCGATTCGACATTCCGCATGCGATGGGATCCTCGCATGGTGTTACTCGCATCATCCGGCTGCCCTACTACGAAGATCCGCGCTACGTTCCGCTGCTGCGGCGTGCTTATGAGCTGTGGCACGAAATCGAGACCGCAGCAGGCGAACGCCTACTGGTAACGACCGGCTCGATCGACGCGAGCCCTGAAGACGGAGAGTTGTTCCAGGGCGCGCTGGCCTCCGCGCGCGAGCATCAGCTTGTTCACGAAGTCCTGACCGGCGCGCAGGTCTCCGATCGATTTCCCGCCTATCGGCTGCCTGCCACTCATCGCGCGATTTACCAGCCCGACGGGGGATTTATAACTTCCGAGCGCGCCATCGTGGCGCACGTTCGCGCGGCGCAGTCGGCCGGAGCGGAGATTCATGCGCGCGAGCGCGTGATCGAATGGGCGCCGCACGGGAGTGAAAGCGTATCGGTCATCACCGACCAAGGCCGCTACCGGGCGCAGCATCTGGTCCTGGCGGCGGGCGCGTGGATTGGAGAACTGGCGGCTCCGCTCAAGCAAGTTGCAATCCCGGAGCGGCAAGTGCTGGCGTGGCTGCAACCTCGGCGGCCGGACTGGTTCGAACCGTCCCGTTTCCCGGTCTTCAACCTTGCCGTGGATGAAGGCCGTTACTACGGATTGCCGGTGTTCGAGGTGCCCGGCTTTAAATTCGGCCGCTATCACCATCGCGGCGAAACTTTTTCGACCGCCGACCAACTGCGACGCGAGCCCGACGCGGAAGACGAGCGGCTATTGCGCCAATTCGCCGCGCGCTATTTTCCCGAGGGCACCGGGCCGACCGTGGCGCTGCGTACCTGCATGTTTACCAACACCGTCGACGAACACTTCGTCATCGATCGCCACCCGGCATGTCCGCAAGTAATTCTGGCCTCGCCCTGCTCCGGGCATGGCTACAAGTTCTGTAGCGTGATTGGCGAAATTCTTGCCGAATTGGCCAGCGGCGACGGACGCACCCGCCACCAGATCGAGTTCCTGCGCCTATCACGGCCCGCCTTGAGAACGGGAGCTGAGCGATGAGCGATATCACCGTCTTCGTCGCGCGCCGGATCCTAACCATGGATCCCGGCCGGCCCACTGCCAGCGCGATCGCGGTGCGCGACGGGCGCATCCTGTCGGTGGGAACCATCGAATCGATGCAACCGTGGCTCAGACGCTACTCGCATACCATCGATGAGACCTTGGCGAATCTGGTGCTGCTGCCGGGCTTTATCGATCCGCACACCCATCTGAGCCAATCGGGTGCCTACATGTTCCTGAACTATATCGGTCCGATTCCGTCGCCCGGTCCGGATCGGATCAACCCGGCTCTGCCCACGCGGGAGGCGGTGATGACTCGACTGCACGAGCTTCACGCGGAAATCCGGGCAGCATCTGAACCACTGTTTGCGTGGGGATTCGATCCGGGCATGCAAGGCGGCCATCTCCATCGCGATGAACTGGATTTGATTTCCCGGCAACGCCCGGTCGCGATCCTCTCGTACGCGCCGCATTTCGTTTATGCGAACAGCGCGATGCTTAAGTTGTTGGGCGCGGATGAGTCGCTTCAGATGCACGGGGTTGGCCGCGACGCCGACGGGCGACTCAACGGGCGCTTTATCGAGATGCAGGCTCTCAACTACGCGCTCGCTCCGCTGCGCGGCCATTTCGTGGGGGCGGATAAGCATGAACTGGGTCTGCGGCGTATGGCTCAGGTGGCGCAGCATGCGGGGGTGACCACCACCGCGGACATGCTGTTTGGCGCGCGTAATTTCGAATCGGAGTGGCGCTTGCAGAATTCCGTGGTCAGCGACCCGGACTTTCCACTGCGAATGGTGCTGGTGCCGTACGAAGCCGCGATTCGCAAGCGATTTGAGGAAGATGCCGCCGCTTATGTCGCGGACCTGGACGCACGCGCGACCGACAAGATTCGCTTTCACGGCGTGAAGTTCTTCAGCGACGGTTCGTACCCCGCCATGTCGCTGCGGGTGCGCCCGCCCGGGTACCTGGACGGTGGTAACGGCCTGCGTGGTGATATTCCGTGGGACAATCTTGCCGAGCGCATGCTGCCGTTCTGGAAGGCAGGCGTGCAGATTCACGCCCATGCAAATGGCGACGAGGCGATCGATGCGGTGCTCGACGCGCTCGCCAAGCTGCAATCGATTCATCCGCGTTTCGACCATCGGCTGACGATCGAGCACTATTGCATAAGCACCCCGGACCAGGCGCGACGGCTCAAGGCGCTGGGTGGACTTGCGAGCGTGAACTGCTATTTTGTCCACTTCCGTAGCCAGATTCACAGCGAGCAGGCGTTCGGGCCGGATCGCGCCGAAGCGACGGCGCGGCTCGGTTCGCTGGAGCGCGAGGGCGTCACCTTCGCACTGCATTCCGACTTTTCGCTGGTGGTCGCCCCGCTCGATCCGCTGTTGTCGGTGTGGATCGCGGTAAACCGCATCGCGGCCGACGGCGCAACCGTGCAGGCGCCGGGGGAACGCATCGGAGTCGAGCGCGCGCTGCGCGCGATCACGATCGATGCGGCCTACGTGCTGGGAATGGAGCGCGAAATCGGAAGTCTCGAGGTCGGGAAGTTCGCCGACTTCTCGGTGCTGTCAGATGACCCGACCGCGGTCGATCCAGCAGCTATCCGCGATCTGCGGGTGTGGGGCACCGTGCTGGGTGGCCGCCTGCAGCCTGGCGTTTAAGGCTTCGGTTCGAAACTCCGGCAATGCTCCAGGAGCGGCCGGGGCTCTTCGCGCGCTCAGAGAATTCGTTTCGCTTCCTCGAAATCGACCAGTCCCAGGCGACCGCCATAGGTCGACGGATGGTATGAATGGTAACCGAGCAGATGTTGGACCCGATCGGGCAGGCGGCGCGCGACTTCGATTGGGACCGCCAGGTAGTGGCACTCTTCCGGGCGTAGCCATCCGAGTACCCAGCTCACGTGCATCCCGCAGCGCCAGCGATCGGTGGCGCGATTTTCTCCCGCCGCATGAATTACGTTGCCGCTGTAGAAGAGCACTGAACCCGCCGGCATGACGGCCTGGGTGATTTCATGCGCGGCCGGCGCGCGCGCCGAATCGCTCCATCGGTGGCTGCCCGGCGCAACCTGCGTCGCACCGCTTTCGACGTCGAAGTCGCTCAAGGCGAACATGCAGCTCACGGTGACTTCCAACGGGGGCCACGGAAAGTGCGGCCAGTTGGCGGAGTCACGATGAAGCAGCTGGGCGGGTTCGCCGGGGCCAATAACCATCATCTGGCTGGTGTTGAGCCAGTAGCTCCCGCAGTTGGGAAGCAGAAAGTGGTCCGCGTATTCTTTCAGCCGCGCATCAAGCAGGAGTTCGACGAAGGTCGGTGATTTCGCCGCAAGGCCGCAGAAGCGCTTGGTACGAAAACCATGAAACCGCTGCCAACCCTTGCCGCCTTCCTTGCTGCCGGGCGCGCTGCCATCGACAAAGGGCTGCAATTCCGATTGCAAACGGGCAAGCACAACGGGGGAAAGAAAATCGCGCACGATAACGCCGCCATCGGCCTCGATGATCGGGAAAATTTGCGACAGGGGCGTTTCCTGCCCCACGGTCACCAGCGCCGGGGCGCTTCCGTCAGGGGTGACGGACACACCATCATTCAGATGACGAATTGACTCGTGCAGGTACGCGTTCTCCGACATTGCCTTGACCTCGCGATCGCGGCTCAGTCTAGTACAGCCGCCGGCCGCTGTCTTGAACCGGGCTGTGGGCAGCGGCACGTGCCGACCCCCTGGTCGGCCGATGCTCGGGAGGCAGACCGGCTGCACGCATTCGGCGCGGCATAGAAACCGCGTTCGGCGGCCTACCACCCAACCCGCCGCGGCGAACCAACCTGGCCCCTCCTCCGGAGAGGGAGAGTTCCCGGCCAGCTACACGTCCTTGAAGGTCGCCTTCTTCTGCTTCGACTCAATCGCGGCCTGGGCTGCGGCTAGGCGCGCGATCGGAATTCGATAGGGCGAGCACGACACGTAGTCGAGTCCGAGACGATGGCAGGTTTTTACGCTGGCCGGATCGCCGCCGTGCTCTCCGCAGATTCCGATCTTGAGC
This genomic window contains:
- the solA gene encoding N-methyl-L-tryptophan oxidase, with product MNFDVIVVGVGGMGSAAAWQLARRGRRVLGIERFDIPHAMGSSHGVTRIIRLPYYEDPRYVPLLRRAYELWHEIETAAGERLLVTTGSIDASPEDGELFQGALASAREHQLVHEVLTGAQVSDRFPAYRLPATHRAIYQPDGGFITSERAIVAHVRAAQSAGAEIHARERVIEWAPHGSESVSVITDQGRYRAQHLVLAAGAWIGELAAPLKQVAIPERQVLAWLQPRRPDWFEPSRFPVFNLAVDEGRYYGLPVFEVPGFKFGRYHHRGETFSTADQLRREPDAEDERLLRQFAARYFPEGTGPTVALRTCMFTNTVDEHFVIDRHPACPQVILASPCSGHGYKFCSVIGEILAELASGDGRTRHQIEFLRLSRPALRTGAER
- a CDS encoding amidohydrolase is translated as MSDITVFVARRILTMDPGRPTASAIAVRDGRILSVGTIESMQPWLRRYSHTIDETLANLVLLPGFIDPHTHLSQSGAYMFLNYIGPIPSPGPDRINPALPTREAVMTRLHELHAEIRAASEPLFAWGFDPGMQGGHLHRDELDLISRQRPVAILSYAPHFVYANSAMLKLLGADESLQMHGVGRDADGRLNGRFIEMQALNYALAPLRGHFVGADKHELGLRRMAQVAQHAGVTTTADMLFGARNFESEWRLQNSVVSDPDFPLRMVLVPYEAAIRKRFEEDAAAYVADLDARATDKIRFHGVKFFSDGSYPAMSLRVRPPGYLDGGNGLRGDIPWDNLAERMLPFWKAGVQIHAHANGDEAIDAVLDALAKLQSIHPRFDHRLTIEHYCISTPDQARRLKALGGLASVNCYFVHFRSQIHSEQAFGPDRAEATARLGSLEREGVTFALHSDFSLVVAPLDPLLSVWIAVNRIAADGATVQAPGERIGVERALRAITIDAAYVLGMEREIGSLEVGKFADFSVLSDDPTAVDPAAIRDLRVWGTVLGGRLQPGV
- a CDS encoding phytanoyl-CoA dioxygenase family protein, encoding MPLPTARFKTAAGGCTRLSRDREVKAMSENAYLHESIRHLNDGVSVTPDGSAPALVTVGQETPLSQIFPIIEADGGVIVRDFLSPVVLARLQSELQPFVDGSAPGSKEGGKGWQRFHGFRTKRFCGLAAKSPTFVELLLDARLKEYADHFLLPNCGSYWLNTSQMMVIGPGEPAQLLHRDSANWPHFPWPPLEVTVSCMFALSDFDVESGATQVAPGSHRWSDSARAPAAHEITQAVMPAGSVLFYSGNVIHAAGENRATDRWRCGMHVSWVLGWLRPEECHYLAVPIEVARRLPDRVQHLLGYHSYHPSTYGGRLGLVDFEEAKRIL